One window of Trichoderma breve strain T069 chromosome 3, whole genome shotgun sequence genomic DNA carries:
- a CDS encoding eIF-6 family domain-containing protein, which produces MAVRAQFENSNEVGVFATLTNSYALVALGASENFYSVFEAELQDVIPIVRTTIAGTRIIGRLTAGNRKGLLVPTTTSDQELQHLRNSLPDSVRIQRIEERLSALGNVIATNDHIALVHPDLERETEEIIADVLGVEVFRQTVADNVLVGSYMSISNQGGLVHPKTTIQDQDELSSLLQIPLVAGSVNRGSNVVGAGMVVNDWMAVTGLDTTSTELSVIESVFRLGEGQGPSNINTTMKDTMVESFY; this is translated from the exons ATGGCTGTTCGTGCTCAGTTTGAGAACTCTAACGA GGTTGGCGTCTTTGCGACGTTGACAAATTCATACGCCCTGGTGGCTCTCGGCGCCAGCGAGAACTTTTACAG TGTCTTCGAGGCTGAGCTCCAGGACGTCATCCCCATTGTGCGCACCACCATCGCCGGCACGCGCATTATCGGACGCCTCACGGCCGGCAACCGCAAGGGCCTTTTGGTGCCCACGACGACTTCGGACCAGGAGCTGCAGCACCTGCGCAACTCGCTGCCCGACTCGGTGCGCATCCAGCGCATCGAGGAGCGTCTGTCGGCCCTAGGCAACGTCATTGCCACCAATGACCACATTGCCCTGGTCCACCCGGATCTGGAGCGCGAAACGGAGGAGATTATCGCCGACGTGCTAGGCGTCGAAGTGTTTCGCCAGACCGTCGCCGACAACGTCCTTGTCGGTAGCTACATGAGCATTTCCAACCAGGGCGGCCTGGTGCACCCCAAGACGACCATCCAGGACCAGGACGAGCTGTCCAGTCTGCTGCAGATTCCCCTGGTGGCCGGCAGTGTCAACCGAGGCAGCAACGTCGTGGGCGCCGGCATGGTGGTCAACGACTGGATGGCCGTCACCGGACTCGACACCACGTCTACCGAGTTGAGCGTCATCGAGAGCGTCTTTAGACTCGGCGAAGGCCAGGGCCccagcaacatcaacaccacaaTGAAAGACACCATGGTGGAGAGCTTCTACTAA